The Chitinophaga sp. Cy-1792 genome contains the following window.
GCTGACATGATAACAATGTAAGAAGTTTTGTAAAACGATTAACATGAACTCATTTATTGTCCGCACCCGCTCTGTCTTCAGCCTGATAAAGGTAGCCATGACCGGGAAGGAAAAAAATTTCACTACCATTAGCGTAGCCCGAGCTGCATTTCTGTTGTCGCTTCCTGCGATGATAGAGTTACTGATCGAGTCTTTGTTTGTAGTAATAGACCTGTTATATGTGAGCCGGCTAGGCGATAATGCTATCAATGTAGCCGGCATGACAGGCTCCATTATCCTTGTAGTTTACGCGATCCCTGTTGGACTTAATATTGCTGCCAGTTCTCTCATCGCCAGGCGTATAGGGGAGAAAAAGCCGCGTACTGCAGGTTTAACTGCGGTGCAATCAATATATACCGGTGTAGCGGCAGCTATTCTTTTCAGTGTGCTGGCGATTACCTTCAGTAAGTCCATACTGCATGCCTTAGGTGCTACCGGCCAGATGGTACAGGAAGGGCAACAGTATATGCAGATCCGGTTTGGCTGTATCATTTTCCTGATGCTGCGGGTATTGCTGAATGGCATCTTCCGTGGTGCCGGCGATGCTGCAATGGCTATGCGCACGTTTATCCTGGCATTTTTACTAAATGCCTTGCTGGGCGGTATTTTTATTTTTGGATTTGGTCCTGTTCCTGCGTTGGGACTTACCGGCGCGGCCATTGCCAACGGCATCGCCAATATGCTGGCAGTAAGTTATCAATTCTATTACTTCCGTCAGAAAAAAACGGCCCTGATCATTGGACGGTCACAGTTGAACGTAGTTCCTTCCGTTATGAAAAAGCTTTGGAAGCTTGGCGCTGTTGGTACTTTACAATATCTGATACCAGCCTCCAGCTGGTTGCTGATGATTACCATTGTAGCACAGTTGGGAAAGGAGGTGCTCACCGGATACATCATTGCCGACCGTATTATCGTATACGCTACGTTGCCAGCCTGGGGGATTGCCAATGCCGCGGGTGTATTAACAGGGCAAAACCTTGGCGCCGGAAAACCAGAAAGAGCCGAGCAGTCCGTATGGAAAACCGGCCTGTTCAACATGTATTTCCTTGGGATTATTGCCTGCTTACTGTTACTGTTTACCGGACCTATTGTTGGCATATTTACCAGTGATCCCGGTGTAAAAATAAATGCCATGCTTTATTTACAGTGTATGGCCGTTGCATTTTTCTTCTTCGGGTATACGATGGTTATCTCCCGGTCACTCAACGCTGCTGGTTATATGAGCGTGGTCACCTGGATGTATATCCTTATGTTTTATATCATACAATTACCGCTGGCATATGGACTCGGCATCGGCCTGAAAATGGGTTCCAAAGGCATCTTTGGTGCTATCCTCTTATCTGAAATTGTGCTGGCAACCGGTTGCATAATCATCTTTAGAAAAGGTAAATGGAAAAATATCCGGATTTAAAATGCCTGTTATGACAGATATACTGCTAATCTTAAAAAAGCTTGTGCTCGGCCTGTTACTGATAGCTGTACCGTTCCTCATATTCTTTCTGGGGTTCTGGCTGATCACTCATTTTGGATAAAAATTCATGTATGAAAATTGAAAAAAACGTCGCAAAGAAATTGATCAGAGATGGAATAATTTCCCTCTTCATTTATGCGCTTCCGGTATTGCTGATGTTTCTCTGGTTCTATGTGAAAGGAGAGCATCCCTGGAAAGAACAACACAAGGAATTACAAATTAAATCAGGTAAATAATAATATATACAATGATCAGATATATTGAGCTGGTATTTCAGCACCTGAATGGCTGGGGCCTTCCGCTGTTACTACTTATGGTTGGCTGTATTGAATTTTTTTTCGGACTGTATAATAAAGAGGCAGACAGGAACGAGTTTATGCTGGACCTGTTGAGTTTTGCCGTCCCCAAACTCATTTTCCCTCCGGTACTGGCTTATTTCAGTCTGAAGTTACTACCTGTATTATTGCCAGGGTTACAGCATACGCTCTCCTGGATTCCCTTTGTCTGGGGAGCACTGATCATCGCCATAGCAGATGACCTGACACAATACTGGAATCACCGGTTGCACCACCAGGTGCCGGCATTGTGGCGTTTCCACCGCACCCATCATTCTGCGCCGTATATGGGAGTAGCTGTATACTTCAGGAATAACCTCCTGCATGTTTTACTATTCTCACAGGTATACCTTGTAGTGATGCTGGTATATCTTGGTCTGGGGTATCCCGCGCTTTTTGTGGCCGGCATGAAAGCGATAATCGTATCGGCCGCCCATTCCAGTATTCCCTGGGACAAACCTCTTTACCGGATCAAATGGTTACATCCTGTAGCCTGGGTACTTGAGCGTTTCATCTCCACTCCTGCCACTCACCATGCACACCACGCTGTTACGTCTAACGATGGTATAGGTTACTATAAAGGTAATTTCGGTAACATGTTCTTTATATGGGACGTAATTTTCGGAACTGGCCTGATTACCCGAAAATATCCATCTGCATATGGCATTTCGCATTATGAAAAGGATGAATGGTATGCGCAGTTTCTCTGGCCATTTGTAAAATCACGTATTCCGGACAGCGAACTTTCAGCCAGGGGGCCGATGGTGCGTATGGATGATGAGGAATAAATTATGGGGCCAGGCAACCAATAACTGTTTTTCCTGTTATACATCGTCATATAACTTTTATCATTTACAAGGAAAAACAATTTTTACCACGATGAAAAATTTCTTAATTGCTACTGTAACCTTATTCATACTGGGGGTGCTGCCTGCCTGCAATATTGGCTCTCCGGGTGCGGTTAGTATCAGGTATCAGAAAATGGCGGTATTCAGTTCGCTGGAGGGAGCATTACTAAAAAACGGCAACAATATCCAGGACACGGCATTTACCAACCAGGGATGCTGTTATTATGTTTACCGTATACTGGAAATAGAGAATAACCAACCCGGTGCTACTGATTTTACATTTTTTGTTCACCAGCTGAAAGATACCCAGGCAGAGAAATTTGTACTGATCAATACCAATAACCTGACAGACAGCAGTAATATTCCATATCTTCCCCACCCGCTGCAATCAGATACTATTGCCTATCATAAATTTCTTTTTAAGCCGGAATTCCTGATTTCTGCCGGCCAGCAACTTACCCTGAAACATCATAATGATTTTATCGTTTTTATTAAGTCAGATAAACCGGACCTTACCAACACTGCAACCTTAGCCTATGGGCCAGAATTGCTGAAGTCCGGGAAACCGAGACAAATAAATCTTATATCAACCGACGAAGAAGATGCGAGAGTGGGAGTCAAACTTCCAATGGACCTTTCAGCAGGTACAGCCAGCAACTCCGCACTGGACGACTTGCTGAAGAAGTAGATGTAAGGTTTTTATCAGAATAGACCGAAGTATATCAAACCGGCGACCCGGAAAAAACCGGAAATATTAGTAGATAAAAAAAGTCGACTCTTTCGTGAGTCGACTTTTTTATTTTTGGTGACCGCGTCAGGATTCAAACCTGAAACCTTCTGATCCGTAGTCAGATGCTCTATTCAGTTGAGCTACGCAGCCGTTTCCCGTGTTGGGATTGCAAAAGTAGGAATTATTTTGTTTCTAACAAATTTATTTTCAATTTTTTATGTGATTTATAAATATAAAAGATTTTATGCAGATGATTTTATGATCATTTATTGAATGCCGGGTTACTGCATACGGCGGTAACCCAGGCATTTTCCAACATTTTAGAGATCAAATTTTATACCCTGCGCCAGTGGTAGCTGTGTACCATAGTTGATGGTATTTGTTTGCCGGCGCATGTAGTTTTTCCAGGCATCGCTGCCACTTTCCCGGCCGCCCCCAGTTTCCTTTTCACCGCCGAATGCACCCCCGATTTCAGCCCCGGAAGTGCCAATATTAACATTGGCAATACCACAGTCGCTGCCGGCGGCAGAGAGGAACAACTCCGCTTCGCGGAGGTTCATCGTCATAATGGCGGAGGAAAGCCCCTGTGGTACGCTGTTTTGTATAGCGATCGCCTCTTCGGGAGTGCTGTACTTCATCAGGTAAAGAATAGGTGCAAAAGTTTCCGTTTGCACGATGGCATCATCTGGCTGAACTTCCGCAATGCAAGGCTTTACATAACAGCCGCTCTCAAAGCCGTCGCCATGCAGCACGCCACCAGGTACCACAAAGTTTCCTCCTTGTGCCTTACAAGCCGCAATGGCAGACAAATAAGCATTTACCGCATCATTATCAATCAATGGCCCCACATGATTTGTTTCATCCAGTGGATTACCGATGCGAAGCTGCCCATAGGCTTTCACCAGTTTTTCCCTGAAACTGTCGTACACAGATTCGTGGATAATCAATCGGCGCGTGGTGGTGCACCGCTGTCCGGCAGTACCTACGGCGCCAAAGAGGCTACCGATCAGCGCCATATCAAGGTCGGCATGTTGTGAAATGATAATCGCGTTGTTACCACCCAGTTCGAGGAGGCAGCGCCCCAGTCTGGCCGCCACTGTAGTTGCAACCGCCTTCCCCATGCGTGTGGAGCCGGTGGCCGACAGCAGCGGTACCCGTGGGTCCGCAGCCAGCAGCGCTCCTGTTTCGCGGCCGCCATTAACGATACATAATACTCCTTCCGGAACATTATTGTGTTTCAATACATCCGCGATGATATGCTGACAGGCAATTGCAGACAAAGGTGTTTTTTCGCTGGGCTTCCAGATACACACATCTCCGCAAACCATGGCCAACATAGCGTTCCAACTCCATACCGCTACCGGAAAGTTAAATGCGGAGATGATACCCACGATTCCCAGCGGATGCCATTGTTCATACATTCTGTGCCCGGGACGCTCGCTGTGCATACTTAATCCGTACAATTGTCTGCTCAATCCTACCGCAAAATCACATATGTCGATCATCTCCTGTACCTCACCTAAACCTTCCTGCAGACTCTTACCCATTTCGTAACTCACCAGGCTACCCAGTGCCTGTTTCTTTTCACGCAAGGCGGCACCTATCTGACGAACGATATCCCCTCTGCGTGGTGCCGGCACGAGACGCCATTGTTCAAATGCCCTGGTGGCTGTGGCTACCACCTGTTCATATTCTGGCACACCTGCCATGCCCACCAGACCAATCTGGCGGCCATCTACCGGCGACCAGGAAGTAATATTCCCTTCACTGCCCTGCATCCATTCAATGCCGGTGCTCACGCCGGGGTTTATTGTCTTTATACCCAGTTCTTCTAAAAATTTCATTGCTACTTGTTGGTTTGTGATGAATACGTGCTTTCAAAAATCTTGTTGGCATTGGCTGCCTCAAAGCCATCCCGGCGATGTTCCCTTTTCACTGAAACCTGCGGCAGCTGCTGATATTCCGGCAGCAGCCTGCGCTCCGCAAACTCTACATATGAGCCGGAAATACGGTGAACAACGCCATCTGCGAAATTAGCTGCGATCATACCTGCTACCGTAGAACTCTGTAACAGCAAGCCGTCCGGACTCTTCTTAAATTTACCACCGGCATCATTGAGCTGTAGCCCGTGCTTCTCCAGAAACTGGTTGTATGCTTCAATATGGTTGTAGCCTTCTTTCAGATTATGTACACTGATCGTAAAATGGTTCAGGTAATAACGGTTGTAAATCGTCCAGGAAGCGTACTCGCTTTCCGCTGCCAGCGCGGAAAAGTCCGCATAGGTTGGCAGTCGCCATAAACCGCTGTGAAGGAACACATCTACTTGGTCAGGATTATCCAGATCCAATGTATCTACCGGATCAGCGGTTACTTCATCGGTATAGCTATGTATGATCTGCTGTGCTTTTTCAGATAAGTCACCTACACGCAACTCACTGATGAAAATACGTGGCAGTGCAGGATCCGGCGGTGCATACCAGTATGCATCGAGCTTCTTCTCTTCAAAATATAAATAATCTCTTTTCGTATAGCCGTGATAGATAAATATCTTTTCGAGCGACTGTATACCCAGGTGAGGCACACCAATGGTGCGAAAAGCGATATGATCGTTTTCTATTTCCTGTGCATCCTTTATCAGCCCATCTGCAATCATGGCTGATAACACACGGTTCACATCCGGCACACGCTCCCTATAGCGGCGCATCAATCCTTCCAGGATCAATTCCAGCTTATTCATGACAATGATTTATTAGAAATTAAGTTCAGTTAATACTTCATCCAGATGGCGCACCATATCTGATGCATTTTGTTTACTGAATACCATTGGAGGTTTTATTTTCAGTACGTTATATAGCGGCCCGTCGGTAGACAGCAGAAATCCTCTCTCCTTCATTTTCTCCACTACAGTATTAATTTCATCCACCGCAGGTTCCATGGTAGTGCGATCTTTCACCATTTCAGCACCAACAAATAATCCGAAGCCACGCACATCACTGATAATCGGATGTTGCTGCATGATGCCGCGAAGGCCTTCCATCAGGAAGTTGCCGGTTTCGAGCGCATGTTGCTGCATCTGTTCAGACTGGATCACCTGCAATACTGTTTTGCCGGTAACCATCGATACAGGGTTTGCACCGAAGGTGTTGAAGTATTCCATACCATTGTTGAAGGCATCAGCAATCTCCCTGGTTACAACAACAGCAGCCAGAGGATGACCATTGCCGATCGGCTTGCCCAGCACCACGATATCCGGCTGAACATTCTGCAATTCGAAGCCCCAGAATTTTTCTCCTACCCTGCCGAAGCCTACCTGCACTTCATCTGCAATGCAAAGGCCACCGGCGGCACGAATATGTTTGTATACATTTTCGAGGTAATGATCAGGCAGTGGAATTTGTCCACCTACGCCCAGTAAGGTTTCGCAGATGAATGCTGCTATTTTTCCCGGATTTTTTTCCAGTATCTGCTGTACATCGGCTGCATATTTTTCTCCTGCCAGTGGCTCATCGTAGCGGAATTCGCCGCGATAGAGATCTGGTGAAACTGCTTTATGGATATATGGCATTTGTCCGAATCCGCCCTTGCCGTCGAACTTATACGGGCTCATTTCCATGGCTACCGTAGAAGTGCCATGGTAGGCATGATCCAGCACCATCACCTCTTTGCGGCCTGTAAAATGACGACTCATACGTATCGCAAGATCATTGGCTTCACTACCGGAGTTGGTAAAATAAACGACTGCCAGATTGGAAGGCAAGGTTGCCAGCAGCTCTTTTGCATAATCTACGAGGTGATCGCTCAGGTAGCGGCTATTGGTATTGAGTGTAGCTATCTGGCGTTGCATGGCGCGTACTACCACCGGGTGACAGTGTCCTACATGGCTGGGGTTATTTACACAGTCGATGTAGGTATCTCCCTTATCATCATATAAATACTGTAATGCACCGCGCACGATCTTGAGCGGCTTACGGTAACTGATGCTGAGGTTTCGGCCGATGACAGCTTTGCGTTCCTCCAGCAGCTTACCGTAGTCGTCATTTTTATTGATCAGGGAAGGCATGCCACATGCATTGCGGAAGGTCTCGGCCGCGCGGAGCGGATTGATGCGGATAAGTGTCTGCAACAGTTCCCAGGCATCTTCTTCCGTAACAAAATGGTGGGTATTGGAAGAGCCCAGTGAGGCCTGGTAGGCAGACTGGGTAACGCTAATGCACATACGAGCTGCGATCAGGTAATAAATAAGATCTACTTCCTGTTCTGTTAGTGGAAAAGCTTCGTGGTAGCCCTGTATCACCCATGCGGCGGCCTGCAACGGGTCTTCTGCCTTAAACATCGCATAGGTACATGCAATAGCCACATTATTTACCAGGGCGGTATATACCATATCACCCAGGTCTATCAGTCCGCTGATTTTGCCATCCTGCACCAGCACATTGTAATCATTGGCATCGCCATGAATAGCGGCATGGCGTAGTTCCTGCAGTACCGGCACTACTTCCGTATCAAAAGCCAACAGGAAATATCCTGCCAGTCTGCGCTTTTCATGGTCATGAATATGCTGTAGCAGTTTATTGCAATCTGCCGCAGTGCTGATATCCCAGGTATAATGGCGGTGCAGCGCATCATGTTGAAATTCTTTCATGGCCTCATCCGTTTTACCCATGAAACGTCCAAGGTCCAGGTACAACGCTTTAGTTTTTACCGGCGCCTTGGCCCAGCAATCCCCTTCCAGCCAGGTAAGTACGCGGACGTAGTACTGTTTGCCGTCTTTAAATACAGGCGTGAGTTCCTGGCGGTTTTTATTCCGCAGTATCTGCTGGAATTTCCATGCTACATCGGTCACGGTAAGATGGTCCAGTATCCGCAATTGTGCGTCCAGGAAGGAATATTGCTTCTCCTCCCCTGTTATTTTGAGGATAAATTTCCGCCCGGAGGTATCAGTAATCTTGTAATTAAATTCATCGTAACCCTGGAGAGGGTCCACCTCTACTGCCAGCAGGTAATGTTTCTGTACCAGCTGTTTTACTTCGTTTGCTGTAAATTCCATGACGTTATTTATTTTTCAGTATCATTAACAAATGTGCTGCGGACCAGCTGAAATTTTTTGCATTCAGTCCTTTTCCTGTAACAGGATGATAGTTTTCACAGATGGGCCCGTTGGTAAGTAAGCCTGCTGCATTGTTCAGCAGTTGCTGTTCGAACATCCGAGCTTCTTTGACGTAACCATAGCGGCGTAGTCCCTGCGCACCATAGGCCACCTGGTCGAGCCATACCGGCCCTCTCCAGTACCCTTTCATCGGGTCGAAAGCCGGATGATCAGCTGCCAGCGTAGGCAGCGGAACTTTCGTATTAAACTTGCGCGGGTCTTTCATCTTCTTTAGTACCTGTGCTGCCTGCGCTTTGGTGGCCACACCTGTCCAGAGAGGAATCCAGCCTTCCGGGCCGTCTATTGTTACCAGGTTACCTGTTTTCGTTTGAAGATCATAGAAGAAACCGCGTCCGGCGTCATAAAATTTTGTGCGGATCAGGTTCGCCAGCAGGACTGCCTGTTGTGCATAGCGTGGCTTTTCACCTGCTACTGCCAGCAGCTTATCCAGGTATATTTTCTCGGCATATAAGTATGCATTGAGATCAACACTTTCCTGATTGAGCGACCATGCCTCATCATTGTTTTTCACCATGACGGCACTATCAAAACGGACGGCATTGTCCATACCACTTTCCCATGCCGCCGCGATGCGGGTGCCGTCAGTGGAGCCATACTCGCATAAACCATTCTGGTCATGGTCCCTGTTGGCATACCACCATTCGTGGTAGCGGATCAGTTTGGGCAGCATCTCTTTTACAAAAGCAGTATCGTGTGTTTGCCGGTACACTTCATAAACACCCCATCCTGCCAGTGGCGGCTTGGTATCACGCCAGTTGTTCTCCGACTTATCGGCATAAATGCAATCTGCCACCATACCATGTTCATCCTGATAATCGAACATGGAGCGGATGTTATCCTTCGCCAGCTCAGGATGGAAGGTAACAATGCCAACGGCCTGTTTCCAGCTATCCCAGCTCCATACGCCATAAAAGCCCTGGTAGTTGATGGATGGGAAAACACCGTCATGTAAGATATCTCCTGCACTGCTCCGCCAGTTGGTGATTAATGTTACCATGCATTTCACCGCCAACCGTTTTTCAGCGTCTGTAAGATGCGGAGCAGCGGAGATATAGCGCGACATATAGGTGTTCCAACGCTGGTTATTCGCTGTCAAAGACTGGTCAAAATCATAGGTAGCCGGCTTCCTGATAGCATCCGGATAATAGGCCTGTACCTGCGTTTGCTGATATTCTTTGCCTGCGGCTATTACAATTTCTTTGTTGACAGCACTGTAATTAAGACTATCAGCAGTTATTACTGTTCCTGCCGGAAATTGTACAACAAAACCTCCTGATTGCAGCGAAGACGACGCAGCATCTATCACTACATGCTTTCTGGACTGGCCATAGTAGCGGATATCCAGCTTTCTACCACCAGTACCTTTGTTGGTAATAGCCGTATGCAGCAATGCTTCTCTTCCGGAAACAAAAATCAATTGCAGCAGGATAACCAGCTGATTTATTTCCAGCTGCTGTTGAAGCATTCCGGGGAAATACCTTATATCAGCATGCGCTGCTGAAAGGTCCAGTGGCTGACCGTTTTCACTGATTGCCAACCTGGAAAATGCGCCCGACAGCCATTCTCCCTCCATACCCATTATCAGTGGACCGATAAAGGCACCATTGTCTTCTTTTCGTGCAGGCAAAGCATAGGCGTGCCATGCTCCCATATCACTGAAAACATTATCCAGGATACTTTTACCTGTAGGTGGTGTGGTTCGGAGGTCCAGCACATCAGCATATTTGCTGCGCTGTGCATTGGCCTGTTGCATTGTCAGGCCGAGTAGTAAAATCATCCATCTTCTCATAAGCACTTATTTTGTTGCAGGACGCAGTATAAATGAATAGCTATAATCCTGGTAAGGCAGCATAAACTCTGCATGTGGCGTAGCGCCCCAGCTGTTATCTCCTCCAACACCAGATTGTTTATAATCTATATTCCACCATACCAGGTCTTCATTGGTCATACTTCCACCATGATTATTTTCAGCTGCATCCCGGTCAAATTCCATACGGTCCATATTGAAATGCAGTACACCTGCAGAGAGCTGTGGTTCTCCTTTAGCAGTGAGGCCAATACCTTGTGCATTGGTGAGCGACATCCACCGGACACCTGTTCTGTAGCCACTTTCCTGTGCGCGCGGATAAGGATGAAATAACTGATCTGCCTTCATACGGTATAAGTCTACCGCGGCGGCAGTATGTCTGTCGGCATAGTTATCGAACGGTCCGCGACCCAACCAGGCAACATTATCATATTCACCGCGCAGGATGACACGCATGCCAAAACGAGGTAGTTCCGGTATAGTTTCTTTTCCTGTTTTCATCGCCACTTTCACCTGTACGGCGCCATCGCCGCTGATCGTATAAACCGCTGAATAAACAGCTTTCACCGCAGGGAATGAATGCCAGGTACGAACAGTTGCGGTATAGGGGTCATCCTGCGTAACACTCATAGAATCCAGATGAGCCGTATGAAGCACATCTTTCCATACCGCACAACGGATTTGCTGACTATTACCGATATCGTTATCTGTTGGCGCTCTCCAGAAATGTGGCTCCAGTGGCGATTGCATGATCGCCTGTTTCTTCCAGCTATAGGCAGTTAACCATCCTGTATTATTTTCAAAAGCTAATTCAAAATCATCACCGGAAACCTTTACCTGATCAGCATTCCGGAAGATGCTTATTTTCTGTGTAACAGGAGCATTTGCTGTTTCGTATATAGATGCAGGTAGTTCGAACTGTTCCCATGCCAGCAGATGACCGGCAGGTACTGCGGCAGTTTCGTTTTTGCTGCGCATTTCTATAGTCAGGAAATATTCCGTTCCTGGCTTTGCTTTCAGGACAGGCAACGACAATGCAATGTGCCTAGATGCATGTGGCGCTATAGATCCCGCTTCCAGCGGACCTTTTGCGATGGTTTCTCCATTGGAACGGATATACCATGAAAACGTATATTGATCGAGGTTAGTAAAGTCAAGTCTGTTGGTAATCACTACCTGGTCAGGTGATAATGGTACCGTTTCAAATGTGGCTGGCTGTATGACTTTCTTCAATTCATATGCCTGCGGATGTGGTGTTCTGTCAGCCGCAAACAATCCATCTGCGCAATAGCTGGTATCGCTGGTCAATCCTACCTGACCCATATCACGGCCATAGGCCCAGATATCACGGCCATTTTTATCTTTTTTCTTAAATGTCTGGTCAGAAAAATCCCAGATGAACCCGCCCTGCAATTGCTGATGACGGTAGATCAGGTCCCAGTATTCTTTCAGGTTACCGCCACCATTACCCATCATATGCGCATATTCACATTGAATAAACGGACGGTTGTTCCATCTCTTTACATACTCCAGCATAAAACTGGGAGATTTATACATCGGGCAAACGATATCTGTGTATTCATTTCTGCCGGCGGCTTCATACTGTACCGGACGTGTGCTGTCCTGCGCTTTCAGGTAGCGATAGGTAGCAATAAAGTTTTCGCCGAATTCACTTTCATTTCCCAGCGACCAGGTAATAATGGAACAATGATTTTTATCTGTTTCAAACATTCTGCGGGTACGATGCAGGTATGCATCTTTCCATTCAGGCTTGTCTGACAAGGTTTTCAACGGAGAGAAGGACATACCGTCGCATTCGATATTTGCTTCATCTACGATATATAAACCGTATTCATCGCATAGTGCGTACCATTCCGGACTATTGGGATAATGACTGCTACGCACTGCATTGATATTGTACTGCTTCATCAGTTTAATATCTGCCAGCATCCCTTCTCTGTTAATTACTTTGCCGGTGTACATGTTATGTTCATGGCGGTTTACGCCTTTGATCTTCACAGCCGCACCATTTACCAGCAGCAGCCCGTTGCGGATTTCCACTGTTCTGAAACCTGTACGGTGATTGATCACCTCTACCAGTTTACCGTTTTTATCATAGTAAGATATCAGCAAGTTGTAGAGATAAGGATTCTCGGCGTTCCATGATTTTACTTTTCCCACGGCAGCGCTGAAGTGATATTTATTGTTGCCGCTGAGTGCCTGTTGTTGTTTCCAGACAACGGAATTTTTGTCATCCAGTAATTTAGCCTGTACATAACCACCTTTTGCGGCGGTATTAAAGGCAACGTCCAGGCTGAGGGTACCATTGGTAAAGGTATTGTCCAGGCCGGCGTTTACGAAGAAGTCCTGTACAGCGGTTTTAGGCCGGGCGATGAGTTGTACACTGCGTTCGATGCCGCTTAGTTTCCACATATCCTGGCCTTCGAGGTAGGTGGCATCGCTGAAGCGGAATACCTGTACGGATACGGTATTTTGTCCTTTGCGCAGGAAGTGGGTAATATCAAATTCGGTAGCGGTTTTACTATCTTTTCCCAGACCAACATATTTTCCATTTACCCAACAGAAGAAAAATGAATTTACGGCACCGAAGTGGAGGATAACATCTCTTTCTTTCCAGTTGTCGGGAAGCGTAAAGTTGCGGCGATAGGAACCGATAGGATTATTGTTTTCCGGCGGGTATGGCGGGTTTACGGGGATCGGATATTCTACATCTGTAAAAATAAAGCGATCAAAGCCTTCTGTTTGCCAGTGTGCAGGCACCTTAATATCTTTCCAGTTGCTCACGTCATAGTTATCCGCAAAAAATTGTTGCGGTCGTGCTGCCGGCGCGGAGTCCAGGCGAAATTTCCACACACCGTCGAGTGAAAGCATAAATGGTGTGGGTGCATTTTGTAATGCAGCGTTTTCACTCACTGCGGGAATAAACCAGGCATGAGGTGCCAGGGCATTTTCGGTCTGTACCTTCGGGTCCGACCATGGTTGCGGGTTTTGCTGAGCACTTGCGTTAAAAAACAACAAGAGGGCCATTATCCATCCAAAACTATATTTCTTCATCTCTGTAACCGTGCTTTTGAAAAAATATTGCCGGCAGGCAATCACCTGCCGGCAAAGATTTTAATACAAATTGTTTTGCTTCAGGAGCGGATTGGTATTGATTTCTTTCAGTGGTATAGGATAGCGGATATGCTTCTCTTCTACGTAG
Protein-coding sequences here:
- a CDS encoding aminotransferase class III-fold pyridoxal phosphate-dependent enzyme, coding for MEFTANEVKQLVQKHYLLAVEVDPLQGYDEFNYKITDTSGRKFILKITGEEKQYSFLDAQLRILDHLTVTDVAWKFQQILRNKNRQELTPVFKDGKQYYVRVLTWLEGDCWAKAPVKTKALYLDLGRFMGKTDEAMKEFQHDALHRHYTWDISTAADCNKLLQHIHDHEKRRLAGYFLLAFDTEVVPVLQELRHAAIHGDANDYNVLVQDGKISGLIDLGDMVYTALVNNVAIACTYAMFKAEDPLQAAAWVIQGYHEAFPLTEQEVDLIYYLIAARMCISVTQSAYQASLGSSNTHHFVTEEDAWELLQTLIRINPLRAAETFRNACGMPSLINKNDDYGKLLEERKAVIGRNLSISYRKPLKIVRGALQYLYDDKGDTYIDCVNNPSHVGHCHPVVVRAMQRQIATLNTNSRYLSDHLVDYAKELLATLPSNLAVVYFTNSGSEANDLAIRMSRHFTGRKEVMVLDHAYHGTSTVAMEMSPYKFDGKGGFGQMPYIHKAVSPDLYRGEFRYDEPLAGEKYAADVQQILEKNPGKIAAFICETLLGVGGQIPLPDHYLENVYKHIRAAGGLCIADEVQVGFGRVGEKFWGFELQNVQPDIVVLGKPIGNGHPLAAVVVTREIADAFNNGMEYFNTFGANPVSMVTGKTVLQVIQSEQMQQHALETGNFLMEGLRGIMQQHPIISDVRGFGLFVGAEMVKDRTTMEPAVDEINTVVEKMKERGFLLSTDGPLYNVLKIKPPMVFSKQNASDMVRHLDEVLTELNF
- a CDS encoding trehalase family glycosidase; translated protein: MRRWMILLLGLTMQQANAQRSKYADVLDLRTTPPTGKSILDNVFSDMGAWHAYALPARKEDNGAFIGPLIMGMEGEWLSGAFSRLAISENGQPLDLSAAHADIRYFPGMLQQQLEINQLVILLQLIFVSGREALLHTAITNKGTGGRKLDIRYYGQSRKHVVIDAASSSLQSGGFVVQFPAGTVITADSLNYSAVNKEIVIAAGKEYQQTQVQAYYPDAIRKPATYDFDQSLTANNQRWNTYMSRYISAAPHLTDAEKRLAVKCMVTLITNWRSSAGDILHDGVFPSINYQGFYGVWSWDSWKQAVGIVTFHPELAKDNIRSMFDYQDEHGMVADCIYADKSENNWRDTKPPLAGWGVYEVYRQTHDTAFVKEMLPKLIRYHEWWYANRDHDQNGLCEYGSTDGTRIAAAWESGMDNAVRFDSAVMVKNNDEAWSLNQESVDLNAYLYAEKIYLDKLLAVAGEKPRYAQQAVLLANLIRTKFYDAGRGFFYDLQTKTGNLVTIDGPEGWIPLWTGVATKAQAAQVLKKMKDPRKFNTKVPLPTLAADHPAFDPMKGYWRGPVWLDQVAYGAQGLRRYGYVKEARMFEQQLLNNAAGLLTNGPICENYHPVTGKGLNAKNFSWSAAHLLMILKNK